From a single Raphanus sativus cultivar WK10039 chromosome 3, ASM80110v3, whole genome shotgun sequence genomic region:
- the LOC130509289 gene encoding glycerophosphodiester phosphodiesterase GDPDL7-like — protein sequence MLRFYIIFSLFLHSCVAVHKTPAAAAAVPTKKWLTLNGQEPAVVARGGFSGLFPESSASANALAISTSSSGLTMLCNLQMTNDGVGLCLPDIRLDNSTTISTLFPKGQKTYKVNGQDLKGWFALDYSADTIFSNVSLVQNILSRPSIFDGQMPISAVEDVLGTKPPKFWLSVQYDSFYTEHKLSAAEYLKTLRFRRINFISSPEIAFLKTIGMDVGSANTKLIFEFKDPEAIEPTTNKKYSELLLNLAAIKAFASGVLVPKDYIWPLDSANYLKPATTFVADAHKAGLEVYASGFANDLRTSFNYSYDPSAEYLQFVDNDQFSVDGFVTDFPPTASQAISCLSHQKGNLPKANHALVITHNGASGDYPGCTDLAYQKAVDDGADVIDCSVQMSKDGITFCHDSADLTASTNAMTTFMSRATSVPEIQPTNGIFSFDLTWAEIQSLKPQIQSPFLTKGGFQRNPLNKNAGKFMTLAVFLEFSKAKAVTGVLINIQNAAYLASKKGLGIVDSVKSAVTKSTLDKQLTQKVLIQSDDSSVLSGFPGVPPFTRVLTIGKEIGDAPKPSVDEIKKHAEAVNLMRSSLVTTSESFATGKTNVVEEMHKGNVSVYVSVLRNEYLSIAFDYFSDPTVELATFIAGNGVDGVVTEFPATATRYLRSPCSDLNKEQPYAILPAEAGALLSVAAKEAQPPVSAPNPPLDPKDVIDPPLPPVANIVSANATGEASQHASGTIATSANLGLSLLAILVLGLLFAAE from the exons ATGCTGAGGTTTTACATTATTTTCTCCCTTTTCCTACACTCTTGTGTCGCTGTTCACAAGACTCCAGCTGCTGCGGCGGCTGTTCCTACCAAGAAATGGCTCACCCTTAACG GACAAGAGCCTGCGGTTGTGGCTAGAGGCGGCTTCTCGGGTCTTTTCCCTGAGTCAAGCGCCTCTGCAAACGCCTTGGCTATTAGCACCAGCTCCTCTGGCCTTACCATGTTGTGCAACCTTCAGATGACAAATGACGGTGTTGGCCTCTGCTTGCCTGATATCAGGCTTGACAATTCAACCACCATCTCCACTCTCTTCCCCAAAGGCCAGAAGACATACAAGGTCAACGGTCAGGACCTCAAAGGATGGTTTGCTCTTGACTACTCTGCCGACACCATTTTCTCCAATGTCTCTT TGGTCCAAAACATCTTGTCTCGGCCTAGCATCTTTGATGGCCAGATGCCAATCTCTGCCGTGGAGGACGTCTTAGGAACCAAGCCTCCCAAGTTCTGGTTGAGCGTTCAG TACGACTCCTTCTACACGGAACACAAGCTGAGCGCAGCAGAGTACCTAAAAACCTTACGATTCCGTCGCATTAATTTCATCTCATCTCCAGAGATAGCCTTCTTGAAAACCATCGGGATGGACGTAGGAAGCGCCAACACAAAGCTCATATTCGAGTTCAAAGACCCTGAGGCAATTGAGCCAACCACCAACAAGAAGTACAGCGAGCTTCTTCTGAACCTCGCAGCCATCAAGGCCTTTGCCTCAGGCGTTCTTGTCCCTAAAGACTACATCTGGCCCCTTGACTCGGCTAATTACCTTAAGCCCGCCACCACCTTTGTGGCTGATGCACACAAGGCTGGTCTAGAGGTCTACGCTTCAGGCTTTGCCAATGATTTGCGCACCAGCTTCAACTACAGCTATGATCCCTCCGCTGAGTATCTCCAGTTTGTGGACAATGATCAGTTCTCTGTTGATGGATTCGTCACTGACTTCCCTCCAACAGCATCACAAGCCATCT CTTGCTTGTCTCACCAAAAGGGAAACCTCCCCAAAGCAAACCATGCGTTGGTCATAACTCACAATGGAGCAAGTGGAGATTATCCAGGCTGCACTGATCTCGCTTACCAAAAGGCGGTGGACGATGGAGCAGATGTGATAGACTGTTCTGTCCAAATGTCCAAAGATGGAATAACTTTCTGTCATGATTCTGCAGACTTGACAGCAAGTACTAATGCCATGACCACTTTCATGTCAAGAGCCACCAGTGTTCCTGAGATCCAGCCTACCAATGGGATCTTCTCTTTTGATCTCACTTGGGCTGAGATCCAGTCTCTAAAAC CTCAAATCCAGAGCCCCTTCTTAACTAAAGGGGGATTCCAGAGAAATCCATTAAACAAGAATGCTGGTAAGTTCATGACTCTCGCTGTCTTCCTTGAGTTCAGCAAAGCAAAGGCTGTCACTGGAGTTCTTATCAACATACAG AATGCTGCTTATCTAGCCTCAAAGAAAGGTCTAGGAATCGTAGATTCAGTCAAGTCCGCGGTCACCAAGTCCACACTCGACAAGCAACTAACTCAAAAGGTGTTGATTCAGTCAGATGACAGCTCTGTTCTGTCCGGTTTTCCGGGTGTCCCTCCGTTCACAAGAGTTTTGACCATCGGCAAGGAGATCGGAGATGCTCCCAAGCCATCAGTCGACGAGATCAAGAAGCATGCAGAAGCTGTCAATCTCATGAGAAGTTCTCTGGTCACCACCTCAGAAAGCTTTGCCACAGGGAAGACTAACGTAGTGGAGGAAATGCACAAAGGGAATGTCTCTGTTTACGTCTCCGTGCTGAGGAACGAGTACCTCTCCATAGCGTTTGATTACTTCTCCGATCCTACGGTGGAGCTTGCCACGTTCATTGCGGGGAATGGCGTCGATGGAGTCGTCACAGAGTTCCCTGCCACAGCAACCAGATACTTGA GGAGTCCATGTTCAGATTTGAACAAAGAGCAGCCCTATGCTATCTTACCTGCAGAGGCTGGTGCTCTACTCTCCGTGGCAGCCAAGGAAGCACAGCCACCAGTTAGTGCCCCAAACCCGCCTCTTGACCCCAAAGACGTGATTGATCCGCCTCTTCCTCCTGTTGCTAACATTGTCTCCGCTAATGCAACTGGAGAAGCTTCACAACATGCCTCAGGCACCATTGCCACCAGTGCTAATCTTGGCCTTTCCTTGCTGGCAATACTGGTTTTGGGACTCCTCTTTGCTGCTGAGTAA
- the LOC108844012 gene encoding VAMP-like protein YKT61, translating into MKITALFVFKCAPEASNPVILAKASNVSHIGYFYQTNAEEFLVFVGRTVASRTPPSQRQSVQHQEYKVHAYNRNGLCVVGFMDDHYPLRSAFTLLNQVIDEYQKSFGETWKSAKEDSTAKSSWSYLDDALTKFQDPAEADKLLKIQRELDETKIILHKTIDSVLARGEKLDSLVEKSSDLSSASQMFYKSAKKTNSCCTIL; encoded by the exons ATGAAGATAACCGCCTTGTTTGTTTTCAAGTGCGCTCCCGAAGCTTCAAATCCAGTCATCCTCGCCAAAGCTTCCAACGTCTCCCACATCGGCTATTTCTATCAAACAAACGCCGAGGAGTTCCTAGTTTTCGTAGGTCGCACTGTCGCCAGCCGTACTCCTCCTTCCCAACGCCAGTCCGTCCAGCACCAAG AGTACAAGGTTCACGCTTACAATAGAAACGGACTTTGCGTGGTGGGATTCATGGACGATCATTACCCTCTTCGTAGTGCCTTTACTCTTCTCAATCAG GTTATAGATGAGTACCAGAAGAGTTTTGGTGAGACATGGAAGTCTGCTAAAGAAGACTCCACTGCTAAGTCCTCCTGGTCTTACTTGGATGATGCTCTTACCAAATTCCAG GACCCAGCAGAGGCTGATAAGCTGTTGAAAATCCAGAGGGAGCTGGATGAGACCAAGATTATCCTT CATAAAACCATTGATAGCGTTCTAGCCCGTGGCGAGAAGCTAGACAGCCTAGTGGAGAAGAGCTCTGATTTGAGCTCGGCGTCGCAG ATGTTCTACAAGAGTGCCAAGAAAACGAATTCGTGCTGTACTATTCTATGA
- the LOC130509290 gene encoding temperature-induced lipocalin-1-like, whose amino-acid sequence MATEKKEMEVVKGLDLERYMGRWYEIASFPSRFQPKDGVDTRATYSLNPDGTVKVLNETWNGGKRGFIQGSAFKTDPKSDEAKFKVRFYLPPFLPIIPVTGDYWVLYIDPEYQHAVIGQPSRSYLWILSRTAHVEEETYKELVEKAVEQGYDVSKLHKTPQSDTPPESNAAPDDTKGIWWLKSIFGK is encoded by the exons ATGGCCACggagaagaaagagatggaagTGGTGAAAGGTCTAGACTTGGAGAGGTACATGGGCCGTTGGTACGAGATTGCTTCTTTCCCTTCCAGGTTTCAGCCCAAGGACGGTGTAGACACTCGCGCCACCTACAGCCTTAACCCTGACGGCACGGTTAAAGTCTTGAACGAGACGTGGAACGGAGGCAAGAGAGGTTTCATCCAAGGGTCAGCTTTCAAAACTGATCCTAAGAGCGATGAGGCAAAGTTCAAAGTCAGGTTCTACCTCCCTCCTTTCCTCCCTATCATTCCCGTTACCGGTGATTACTGGGTGCTGTATATAGATCCTGAGTACCAGCATGCGGTCATTGGGCAGCCTTCGAGGAGTTATCTCTGG ATCCTGAGCAGGACGGCGCATGTGGAGGAAGAGACATACAAGGAGCTGGTGGAGAAGGCGGTGGAGCAAGGGTATGACGTCAGCAAGCTTCACAAGACACCTCAGAGTGACACACCACCCGAGTCCAACGCTGCTCCTGATGACACCAAGGGCATTTGGTGGCTCAAATCTATCTTTGGCAAATAG
- the LOC108845523 gene encoding glucan endo-1,3-beta-glucosidase 6-like → MGWGFVVVLLTVAVVCGRANSIGANWGTQASHPLPPDTVVRMLRENGIQKVKLFDAEYDTLRALGKSGIEVMVGIPNEMLSTLASSLKAAEKWVAKNVSTHISTNNVNIRYVAVGNEPFLSSYNGSYLNTTFPALRNIQTALTKADLQNQVKVTCPLNADVYETSTTLPSGGDFRADIRDLMITIVKFLSENGCPFTVNIYPFISLYNDDKFPLDYAFFDGGVSKPVSDGGTLYSNEFDANYDTLVHALEKNGFGNMQIIVGEIGWPTGGDKNANVENAKKFNQGFVDHISGGKGTPKRPEPIDAYLFSLIDEDAKSIQPGYFERHWGIFTYDGLPKYALNLGTTNTGALIQAKEVNYEMKKWCVMKPNVRLDDPQVAASVSLACSRGDCSGLGVGTSCGKLDGKDNVSYAFNSYYQIHDQEDKACKFSGISEVTKTDPSTGTCRFPIMILPYYGGAASHGQVFFLPLLMAAAIAMLSIF, encoded by the exons ATGGGATGGGGCTTCGTGGTAGTGTTACTGACTGTTGCAGTGGTTTGTGGGAGGGCAAATTCGATTGGAGCGAACTGGGGCACGCAGGCGTCGCACCCTCTTCCTCCTGACACAGTGGTGCGGATGCTGAGAGAGAACGGTATTCAGAAAGTGAAACTCTTCGACGCCGAGTACGACACTCTCAGGGCTCTGGGTAAATCCGGAATCGAAGTTATGGTCGGTATTCCCAATGAGATGCTGTCCACTCTCGCCTCCAGCCTCAAAGCCGCTGAGAAATGGGTTGCTAAAAATGTTTCTACTCACATCTCAACTAACAACGTCAACATCAG ATACGTTGCTGTTGGCAATGAACCTTTCCTGTCAAGTTACAACGGGAGCTATCTCAACACCACTTTCCCTGCGCTGAGAAACATCCAAACCGCGTTAACAAAAGCGGATCTTCAGAACCAAGTGAAGGTCACTTGTCCCCTGAACGCTGATGTCTACGAGACCTCCACCACACTCCCATCCGGAGGCGACTTCAGAGCCGATATCCGTGATCTCATGATCACAATCGTCAAGTTCTTGAGCGAAAATGGCTGTCCCTTCACCGTTAACATCTATCCATTCATCAGTCTCTACAACGACGACAAGTTCCCGTTGGATTACGCCTTCTTCGACGGCGGCGTTTCGAAGCCCGTGAGCGATGGTGGGACTCTCTACAGCAACGAGTTCGATGCGAACTACGACACTCTAGTCCACGCCCTGGAGAAGAATGGCTTTGGAAACATGCAGATCATAGTTGGTGAGATCGGATGGCCTACCGGTGGGGACAAGAACGCCAACGTGGAGAACGCTAAGAAGTTCAACCAAGGCTTCGTGGATCACATCTCAGGTGGGAAAGGGACTCCAAAGAGGCCTGAACCCATCGACGCGTACCTCTTCAGCCTCATAGACGAAGATGCCAAAAGTATTCAGCCTGGATACTTCGAGCGACACTGGGGGATATTCACGTATGACGGGTTACCAAAATACGCCTTGAACTTGGGAACAACCAACACGGGAGCTTTGATCCAGGCCAAAGAGGTGAACTATGAAATGAAGAAGTGGTGTGTGATGAAGCCAAACGTGAGGCTGGATGACCCGCAGGTGGCAGCTAGCGTGAGCTTGGCGTGTAGCCGCGGGGACTGCAGTGGTCTTGGGGTTGGGACGTCGTGCGGAAAACTTGACGGGAAGGATAACGTATCGTACGCGTTCAACAGTTACTACCAGATACACGACCAGGAGGATAAAGCATGTAAGTTTTCAGGCATATCGGAGGTGACCAAGACGGATCCCTCGACTGGAACGTGCAGGTTTCCGATTATGATACTGCCTTATTACGGTGGGGCTGCTAGTCACGGACAAGTGTTCTTCTTGCCACTGCTGATGGCCGCAGCCATAGCCATGCTCTCTATTTTCTGA